A region from the Tahibacter amnicola genome encodes:
- a CDS encoding class I SAM-dependent methyltransferase — MQTEKWGRSPKFHLRADAIAPVIRQWPQGTFLEVGAGTGEMTQRFLQAGHRGILYDLGDDTRAALRVRFADNPCVTVVDSLDDIADASVDYLIAFEVLEHIVDDRGALASWTRKLKPDGRLLATVPAHQRKFGPGDHRVGHVRRYERAQLRELAQSCGFDRVNIQCYGFPLGNIGRIVGDWLEGGTAPSTSDSVERSIDSGTQQSATVVRLSRFMRPWMLWPFFVLQRATFGADVGDGYVLHAQWRG; from the coding sequence ATGCAAACGGAAAAGTGGGGCAGGTCGCCAAAATTTCACCTGCGCGCCGACGCCATTGCGCCGGTGATCCGCCAATGGCCACAGGGCACGTTCCTGGAAGTCGGCGCAGGCACCGGCGAAATGACGCAGCGCTTCCTGCAGGCCGGGCACAGAGGCATCCTCTATGACCTGGGTGACGACACGCGTGCGGCGTTGCGCGTGCGTTTTGCGGACAATCCCTGCGTCACGGTGGTCGATTCGCTGGACGACATTGCCGACGCGTCGGTCGACTATCTGATAGCTTTCGAGGTGCTCGAGCACATCGTGGATGATCGCGGCGCGCTGGCGTCCTGGACACGAAAGCTGAAGCCGGACGGCCGTCTGCTTGCCACGGTGCCGGCACATCAGCGCAAGTTCGGCCCGGGCGACCACCGCGTAGGGCACGTGCGTCGCTACGAGCGCGCGCAGTTGCGCGAACTGGCACAGTCCTGCGGTTTCGATCGCGTCAATATCCAGTGCTATGGCTTCCCCCTGGGGAACATAGGCCGCATTGTCGGTGACTGGCTGGAGGGCGGGACGGCGCCTTCCACATCCGACAGTGTCGAGCGCAGCATCGACAGCGGCACTCAACAATCGGCGACCGTCGTTCGCCTGAGCCGCTTCATGCGCCCCTGGATGCTGTGGCCATTCTTCGTCCTCCAGCGCGCCACCTTTGGCGCGGATGTGGGCGACGGCTATGTCCTGCACGCGCAATGGCGCGGCTGA
- the asnB gene encoding asparagine synthase (glutamine-hydrolyzing): MCGISFLYDPSPVPERGSVRSRSAIAAMAYRGPDEIGFHDGDTWYMGQARLAIIGLVDGQQPMADPSGRWWLTYNGEVYNYKEVRAELGARWTFRTQSDTEVVLAGLILEGASFLRRLNGMWALALWDTCERTLLLARDRLGKKPLYFQAGPTQFACASELPALQKLLPARQRRVDRDSMADILRYGFAMPGRTVQEDVGEVLPGHVLHWSPGRAVEQASYWSLSTLVAAPATGHDVLELLTSAVKYRLVADVEVGAFLSGGIDSSLVSAIAARHCDHPLRTFSIGFSEASFDETAHARRMAEYLGTRHESQVFAAPEVAHMARLVVGHIGMPFGDASLLPTAAVSALAAGRVKVALSGDGADELFAGYQRYLGRLLLRWYSRLPIGLQKTAERLLGALPEPLHHHSSSYLKKAKLFARSAALSRHEGETGYVAPRIFSDAEIARLAPDVAGRGHRTPALPERANGDDLLQMMMRDALVYLPQDILVKTDRASMAYSLEQRSPFLDYRLVELALSQDSGRHFRGLRGKALLRESVRALAPSWLWRRRKQGFAVPLGTWFRGEMGDALLRESRRAEQWLLDPAHVTRLVEEHRKGDVDHGQRLWLLWTCAIWQTGLQETAAAQAEPVPAPYLSGNRA, from the coding sequence GTGTGTGGCATCAGTTTCCTCTACGACCCATCCCCTGTTCCCGAGCGCGGCAGTGTCCGGTCGCGTTCCGCGATAGCGGCAATGGCTTACCGCGGACCGGACGAAATCGGGTTCCACGACGGCGACACCTGGTACATGGGGCAGGCGCGCCTGGCGATCATCGGCCTGGTCGACGGCCAGCAACCCATGGCGGATCCCTCCGGCCGCTGGTGGCTGACCTACAACGGCGAGGTCTACAACTACAAGGAAGTTCGCGCAGAGCTCGGGGCGCGCTGGACCTTCCGCACCCAAAGCGACACCGAGGTTGTCCTCGCCGGCTTGATTCTCGAGGGGGCTTCGTTTTTGCGCCGGTTGAACGGCATGTGGGCGCTGGCGCTCTGGGACACTTGCGAACGTACGCTGTTGCTGGCGCGTGACCGCCTCGGCAAGAAACCCCTCTATTTCCAGGCCGGCCCAACGCAGTTTGCGTGCGCCTCGGAACTGCCTGCATTGCAGAAACTCCTGCCGGCACGGCAACGCCGTGTCGATCGCGACAGCATGGCCGACATCCTCCGTTACGGATTTGCCATGCCGGGACGCACCGTCCAGGAAGACGTCGGGGAAGTGCTGCCGGGACATGTTCTGCACTGGTCGCCGGGAAGAGCGGTCGAGCAGGCATCGTACTGGTCGCTTTCAACGCTGGTCGCGGCACCCGCTACCGGGCACGACGTGCTGGAGCTGCTGACCAGCGCCGTGAAGTACCGCCTGGTCGCAGACGTGGAGGTCGGCGCATTTCTTTCCGGCGGCATCGATTCATCCCTGGTCAGTGCGATCGCCGCGCGACATTGCGATCATCCGTTGCGGACGTTTTCCATCGGGTTTTCCGAGGCGAGTTTCGACGAAACCGCGCATGCCCGCCGCATGGCCGAATACCTGGGTACGCGGCACGAAAGCCAGGTGTTCGCCGCGCCGGAAGTCGCGCACATGGCGCGGCTGGTCGTGGGGCACATCGGCATGCCCTTCGGTGACGCATCGCTGTTGCCCACGGCGGCCGTGTCGGCGTTGGCCGCCGGGCGCGTGAAGGTGGCGCTGTCAGGGGATGGCGCCGATGAACTCTTTGCCGGTTATCAGCGCTACCTGGGGCGTCTGTTGTTGCGCTGGTACTCGCGCTTGCCCATTGGCCTGCAGAAAACAGCGGAGAGGCTGCTGGGCGCCTTGCCGGAACCGCTACATCACCACAGTTCCAGTTATCTAAAAAAAGCAAAACTTTTTGCGCGCTCGGCGGCGCTGTCGCGGCACGAGGGAGAGACGGGCTATGTTGCGCCGCGCATCTTCAGTGACGCGGAAATTGCGCGACTGGCGCCCGATGTCGCCGGACGCGGCCACCGCACCCCCGCGCTGCCGGAGCGGGCCAATGGCGACGATCTGCTGCAGATGATGATGCGCGACGCGCTGGTATACCTGCCGCAGGACATCCTCGTGAAAACCGACCGGGCGTCAATGGCGTACTCGCTGGAACAGCGTTCGCCGTTCCTGGACTACCGGTTGGTGGAGCTCGCCTTGTCGCAGGATTCGGGCCGCCATTTTCGCGGTCTTCGCGGCAAGGCGCTGTTGCGGGAATCGGTACGCGCGCTGGCGCCGTCCTGGTTGTGGCGCCGGCGCAAGCAGGGCTTCGCCGTGCCGTTGGGCACCTGGTTCCGCGGTGAGATGGGTGATGCGTTATTGCGCGAAAGTCGCCGTGCGGAGCAGTGGCTGCTCGATCCGGCGCACGTCACCCGTCTTGTCGAAGAGCACCGCAAAGGGGATGTCGACCACGGGCAGCGTTTGTGGCTCCTGTGGACCTGTGCGATCTGGCAGACCGGGTTGCAGGAGACAGCAGCGGCACAGGCCGAGCCGGTCCCGGCGCCGTATCTCAGTGGAAATCGCGCCTGA
- a CDS encoding glycosyltransferase, with the protein MQATQVRRRVLVLSTSYPLGADASSGIFVRRLVDALRERFDMAVLCPADAATQAPSTTPGVALHAYRYAPRRWQLLAQTPGGVIPSIKAMPALLALVPFFLGSLAWSLVRLARRADLIHANWAICGALAGVLRFAHRKPIVVTLRGDDVTLAARSSLHRMLLRLAVTRASRVVCVAETMAVALRERMPEISHKIHVALNGVDSVEAAAAARPADANIELICVGSLIARKGVDVLLRAVAQLNRQDLRVRLVGEGPERGRLQVLANALGLSEQVVFQGAVAPDEVPRWLAASDIFVLPSYSEGRPNVLLEAMAAGRAIIATAIPGVIDTVRDGTHAWLFPAGDADALARALAQALAEPGERQRRAEAARREVGHRGWTWAATAEVYAGLFDRVMREVAAARDP; encoded by the coding sequence GTGCAGGCAACGCAGGTGCGGCGGCGTGTTCTTGTATTGAGCACCTCGTATCCCCTGGGCGCTGACGCCTCGTCCGGCATCTTCGTGCGAAGACTGGTCGACGCCCTGCGCGAACGATTCGACATGGCCGTGCTCTGCCCGGCGGACGCGGCAACGCAGGCACCGTCTACGACGCCAGGCGTAGCACTGCACGCGTATCGCTATGCACCGCGCCGGTGGCAGTTGCTGGCGCAGACGCCCGGCGGTGTGATTCCGTCCATCAAGGCCATGCCGGCGCTGCTGGCCCTGGTGCCGTTCTTTCTCGGCAGCCTGGCCTGGTCGTTGGTACGCCTGGCACGGCGGGCGGATCTCATTCATGCGAACTGGGCGATCTGTGGCGCACTGGCGGGCGTGCTTCGATTCGCGCACCGCAAGCCGATCGTGGTTACGCTGCGTGGCGATGACGTGACCTTGGCGGCGCGATCTTCGCTCCACCGGATGCTGTTGCGTCTGGCCGTCACCCGTGCATCGCGCGTGGTCTGCGTGGCGGAAACCATGGCCGTCGCGTTGCGCGAACGCATGCCCGAAATCAGTCACAAGATCCACGTCGCACTCAATGGCGTGGACAGTGTCGAGGCAGCGGCTGCAGCGCGTCCAGCGGATGCGAACATCGAGCTGATCTGCGTGGGCAGCCTGATTGCGCGCAAAGGCGTCGATGTCCTGTTGCGTGCAGTGGCGCAGCTGAATCGGCAGGACCTTCGTGTCCGTCTGGTTGGTGAAGGGCCTGAGCGTGGTCGATTGCAGGTGCTGGCGAATGCGTTGGGTCTATCGGAACAGGTAGTGTTCCAGGGAGCGGTCGCTCCCGACGAGGTTCCGCGATGGCTGGCGGCCAGCGATATCTTTGTCCTCCCCAGTTACAGTGAAGGGCGACCGAATGTGCTGCTGGAGGCCATGGCAGCGGGCCGGGCGATCATTGCCACGGCAATTCCGGGCGTCATCGACACCGTGCGCGACGGCACGCATGCCTGGTTGTTTCCGGCGGGGGATGCCGATGCGCTGGCCCGGGCGCTGGCGCAGGCACTGGCGGAACCGGGCGAGCGCCAGCGGCGCGCAGAGGCGGCGCGTCGGGAAGTCGGGCACCGGGGGTGGACCTGGGCGGCGACGGCGGAGGTCTATGCCGGTCTGTTCGATCGTGTAATGCGTGAGGTCGCTGCGGCGCGAGATCCCTAG
- a CDS encoding glycosyltransferase family 2 protein encodes MSISIVLPAKNEAAALRHLLPKLRQARPDDEIIVVDDGSTDDTREVCQASAVKVISSPYSMGNGAAIKRGARAASGDILVFMDGDGQHDPALIERLLARLDDGFDMVVGARDWSGQAGVGRGIANTVYNRLSSWMTEHTIHDLTSGFRVVRADKFREFLHLLPNGFSYPTTITMAFFRSAYPVAYVPIPVARRVGKSHIRPIRDGLRFLLIIFKIATLYSPLKLFMPISMLFLFTGLGYYGYTFYEYHRFTNMSALLLSAAVIVFLIGLISEQITSLTYRPGQD; translated from the coding sequence ATGTCCATCAGCATAGTCCTTCCCGCGAAGAATGAGGCGGCCGCACTTCGCCATTTGCTGCCGAAGTTGCGCCAGGCACGACCGGACGACGAAATCATCGTTGTCGACGACGGGTCCACCGACGATACTCGCGAGGTCTGCCAGGCGAGTGCCGTGAAGGTCATCAGCAGTCCCTATTCGATGGGCAATGGCGCGGCGATCAAGCGCGGCGCCCGCGCGGCAAGTGGCGATATCCTGGTCTTCATGGATGGCGATGGCCAGCACGACCCGGCCCTGATCGAGCGGCTGCTCGCCCGGCTGGACGACGGGTTTGACATGGTCGTGGGTGCCCGTGACTGGTCCGGGCAGGCGGGAGTCGGACGCGGCATCGCCAATACCGTCTACAACCGGCTGTCCTCGTGGATGACCGAGCACACCATTCACGACCTCACCTCGGGCTTTCGTGTCGTGCGCGCGGATAAATTCCGCGAGTTCCTGCACCTGCTGCCGAACGGGTTTTCCTATCCGACGACGATAACCATGGCGTTTTTCCGCAGCGCCTACCCGGTGGCCTACGTGCCTATCCCGGTGGCGCGGCGTGTCGGCAAGAGCCATATCCGGCCGATCCGCGACGGGCTGCGCTTCCTCCTGATCATTTTCAAGATCGCGACGTTGTACTCGCCGCTCAAGCTGTTCATGCCGATATCGATGCTGTTCCTGTTTACCGGCCTCGGCTACTACGGGTACACGTTCTACGAGTACCACCGATTCACCAACATGAGCGCGCTGCTGCTCAGCGCGGCGGTCATTGTCTTTCTCATCGGCCTGATCTCCGAGCAGATCACGTCGCTGACCTACCGCCCAGGCCAGGATTGA
- the pilB gene encoding type IV-A pilus assembly ATPase PilB, with product MATINAASLAGLTGVARRLVTEGSLSEADARRATETSSKQKIPLGTFLIENGLVDSRTVAIAASAEFGVPLYDAGAIDFAQLPTKLVSEELITKHRALPLFKRGNRLFVGVSDPTNLRALDDIKFASNHTVEPILLDEQGLARAIDQALSQGGTVADMEADAGLESLDMNAGDEVDDSASSGGGGVDASGTDDTPIVRFVNKVLVDAIKRGASDIHFEPYEFEYRVRLRMDGILRKVASPPAKLSPRISSRLKVMSGLDIAERRVPQDGRIKLNLSKGKAIDFRVSTCPTLFGEKVVLRILDASAAKLGIEKLGYEEDQKKLFLDAIEKPYGMVLVTGPTGSGKTVSLYTALNILNTEGRNISTVEDPVEIRVPGINQVQQNQKRGMTFAAALRSFLRQDPDVIMVGEIRDLETAEIAVKAAQTGHMVLSTLHTNDAPQTISRLMNMGIAPYNITSSVTLVIAQRLARRLHDCKAPLVLPPAALLAEGFTQEELTGLQIFDAVGCSGCNDGYKGRVGVYQVMPLAEEITRIILAGGNAMQIADAARAAGIRDLRASAMLKVKQGVTSLAEINRVTKD from the coding sequence ATGGCCACGATCAACGCTGCATCGCTCGCCGGACTGACAGGCGTCGCACGACGCCTGGTCACCGAAGGGTCGCTGTCGGAAGCCGACGCGCGTCGCGCGACGGAAACCTCGAGCAAGCAGAAGATTCCACTGGGAACCTTCCTGATCGAAAACGGACTGGTCGACAGCCGCACCGTCGCCATTGCCGCTTCCGCCGAGTTCGGCGTTCCGCTGTATGACGCTGGCGCAATCGATTTCGCGCAGCTGCCGACCAAGCTGGTCAGCGAGGAGCTGATCACCAAGCATCGCGCGCTGCCCTTGTTCAAGCGCGGCAACCGGCTGTTCGTCGGCGTTTCCGACCCCACCAACCTGCGCGCCCTCGACGATATCAAGTTCGCCTCCAATCACACGGTGGAGCCGATCCTGCTCGACGAACAGGGCCTCGCACGTGCGATCGACCAGGCGCTGAGCCAGGGCGGGACCGTCGCCGACATGGAGGCCGACGCCGGACTGGAATCGCTGGACATGAATGCCGGCGATGAAGTCGACGATTCCGCCAGCAGCGGTGGTGGCGGTGTCGATGCTTCCGGCACTGACGACACGCCCATCGTCCGTTTCGTCAACAAGGTGCTCGTCGACGCGATCAAGCGCGGCGCCTCGGACATCCATTTCGAACCCTACGAATTCGAGTACCGGGTGCGTCTGCGCATGGACGGCATCCTGCGCAAGGTGGCCTCGCCGCCGGCCAAGCTGAGCCCGCGTATTTCTTCCCGACTGAAAGTCATGTCGGGACTGGATATCGCCGAGCGGCGCGTTCCGCAGGACGGCCGCATCAAGCTCAACCTGTCAAAGGGCAAAGCAATCGACTTCCGCGTCAGCACCTGCCCGACGCTGTTCGGCGAAAAGGTGGTGCTGCGTATTCTCGACGCATCGGCCGCCAAGCTGGGCATCGAAAAGCTCGGTTACGAGGAAGACCAGAAAAAGCTCTTCCTCGACGCTATCGAGAAACCCTACGGCATGGTCCTGGTCACCGGCCCCACGGGCTCGGGCAAGACAGTATCACTGTATACAGCGCTCAATATTCTCAACACCGAAGGACGCAATATCTCCACTGTCGAAGATCCGGTGGAAATCCGCGTCCCCGGCATCAACCAGGTCCAGCAGAACCAGAAGCGCGGCATGACCTTCGCCGCCGCGTTGCGCTCGTTCCTCCGCCAGGATCCGGACGTCATCATGGTGGGCGAGATCCGCGACCTGGAAACCGCCGAGATCGCGGTGAAAGCGGCGCAGACCGGCCACATGGTGCTCTCGACGCTGCACACCAATGATGCCCCGCAGACGATTTCGCGCCTGATGAACATGGGCATTGCGCCCTACAACATCACCTCGTCGGTCACCCTGGTGATCGCCCAGCGTCTGGCGCGGCGCCTGCACGACTGCAAGGCACCGCTGGTTCTGCCCCCCGCGGCACTGCTGGCGGAAGGTTTTACCCAGGAAGAACTTACCGGATTGCAGATCTTTGATGCAGTCGGTTGTTCTGGCTGCAACGATGGGTATAAAGGCCGGGTCGGCGTGTACCAGGTCATGCCGCTGGCCGAGGAGATCACCCGAATCATCCTGGCCGGGGGAAATGCCATGCAGATCGCCGACGCGGCCCGCGCGGCGGGCATCCGGGACTTGCGCGCATCCGCAATGCTCAAGGTGAAGCAGGGCGTCACCAGCCTTGCCGAGATCAACCGCGTCACCAAGGACTAA
- a CDS encoding type II secretion system F family protein encodes MTAAQKGRARAEVSQLQTFVWVGVDKRGSKIKGEYAAKNASMVKAELRRQGINPQSVKTKPKALFGSSGRTISAREIAVFSRQIAVMMTAGVPLVQGFDIIAGGQSNPRMKNMLLAIKTDIEGGSTLYEALGKFPVQFDELYCNLVKAGESAGVLDTVLDTVANYKENIEALKGKIKKALFYPALVIAVAILVSSILLIFVVPQFEAVFANFGAELPAFTQMIVNASKFMTTYWWAALLIAGGTVGGLIMLYKRSKPFSRFMARAVLKLPVIGQILHQSAVARFARTLGVTFRAGVPLVEALDSVAGATGSPVYNEAVKRIREDVAIGHQLQLAMRQVNLFPNMVVQMVAIGEESGALDTMLFKVADFYEQEVNNAVDALSSLLEPFIMVIIGTLVGGMVVGMYLPIFKLASVV; translated from the coding sequence ATGACGGCAGCGCAGAAGGGTCGCGCGCGCGCCGAGGTCAGCCAACTGCAGACATTTGTCTGGGTCGGTGTGGACAAGCGTGGCTCGAAGATCAAGGGCGAGTACGCGGCCAAGAACGCCAGCATGGTCAAGGCCGAGCTGCGCCGCCAGGGCATCAATCCGCAGTCGGTCAAGACCAAGCCCAAGGCGCTTTTCGGCTCCAGTGGCCGCACCATCTCGGCGCGCGAAATCGCCGTGTTCAGCCGCCAGATCGCCGTCATGATGACCGCCGGTGTTCCGCTGGTGCAGGGCTTCGACATCATCGCGGGCGGCCAGTCGAACCCGCGCATGAAAAACATGCTGCTGGCCATCAAGACCGATATCGAAGGCGGTTCCACGTTGTATGAAGCACTCGGCAAGTTCCCGGTGCAGTTCGATGAACTCTATTGCAACCTGGTCAAGGCGGGCGAGTCGGCCGGTGTGCTCGACACGGTGCTCGACACCGTCGCCAACTACAAAGAGAACATCGAAGCCCTGAAGGGCAAGATCAAGAAAGCCCTGTTCTATCCGGCACTGGTTATCGCAGTCGCCATTCTCGTGTCGTCGATCCTGCTGATCTTCGTGGTTCCGCAGTTTGAAGCGGTCTTCGCCAATTTCGGCGCGGAACTGCCGGCATTCACGCAGATGATCGTCAACGCGTCGAAATTCATGACGACCTATTGGTGGGCCGCCCTGCTCATAGCAGGCGGCACCGTCGGCGGCCTGATCATGCTGTACAAGCGCTCCAAGCCGTTCTCCCGCTTCATGGCGCGCGCCGTGCTCAAGCTGCCGGTCATCGGACAGATCCTGCACCAGTCCGCGGTGGCCCGCTTCGCCCGCACCCTGGGCGTCACCTTCCGCGCCGGCGTGCCACTGGTCGAAGCACTGGACTCCGTCGCTGGCGCCACCGGCAGTCCGGTCTACAACGAAGCGGTCAAGCGGATCCGCGAGGACGTTGCCATCGGCCACCAGCTGCAGCTGGCGATGCGCCAGGTCAACCTGTTCCCGAACATGGTCGTGCAGATGGTCGCGATCGGCGAGGAATCCGGTGCCCTCGACACAATGCTCTTCAAGGTCGCCGACTTCTACGAACAGGAAGTCAACAACGCCGTCGACGCACTGTCCAGTCTGCTCGAACCGTTCATCATGGTGATCATCGGCACACTCGTCGGCGGCATGGTCGTCGGCATGTACCTGCCGATTTTCAAACTCGCCTCCGTCGTCTGA